From the Lepus europaeus isolate LE1 chromosome 12, mLepTim1.pri, whole genome shotgun sequence genome, one window contains:
- the PIGO gene encoding GPI ethanolamine phosphate transferase 3 isoform X3, whose protein sequence is MRWLGIGTVYLQMQKVSVLLFLAWVCFLFYAGIALFTSGFLLTRLELTNHSSCQEPPGPGSLPWGHRGQPGACWMAARFSRVVLVLIDALRFDFAQPQRSAEPPASLPFLGKLGSLQKILETQPHHARLYRAQVDPPTTTMQRLKALTTGSLPTFIDAGSNFASHAIVEDNLIKQLNSAGRRIVFMGDDTWKALFPGAFSQAFFFPSFNTRDLHTVDNGILEHLYPTMDSGEWDVLIAHFLGVDHCGHRHGPHHPEMAKKLSQMDQVIQGLVERLENDTLLVVAGDHGMTVSGDHGGDSELEVSAALFLYSPTALFPSTPPEEPEVIPQISLVPTLALLLGLPIPFGNIGEVIAELFSGGKDSQPHSSALAQASALHINAQQVSRFLHTYSAATQDFQVVELRRLQNLFSKASADYQWLLKNPQGAEETLKTVAAELQQFLRGARAVCIEFWARFSLVRMAGGAALLAAACFLCMLASQWATSPAFPFYSLLLIPVAWGVAGAMVCAALLATTGLKLDVVVLAAVAAVGSLLPFLWNAWAGWGPGRPLTSLLPIPRPILLLLLIRLAAFFSDSFVVAEAKATPFLLGSLILLLVVQLHWEGQMLPPKLLTIPRLGSSAPTGLPRHSGTYALRLGVGLLLCTRLAGLFHRCPEETPACHSSPWLNPLASMVGGRAKNLWYGACVGALVALLAAVRLWLRHYGNLKSPEPPVLFVRWGLPLMALGTAAYWALASGADEAPPRLRALVAGASAVLPRAVVGLAAAGLVLLLWRPVTVLVKAGAGAPRTRTVLTPFSGPPTSQADLDYVVPQIYRHMQEEFRGRLERTRSEGPLTVAVYQLGSVYSAAMVTALTLLAFPLLLLHTERISLVFLLLFLQSFLLLHLLAAGVPVPSPGPFTVPWQAVSAWALMAAQTFYSTGHQPVFPAIHWHAAFVGFPEGHGSSTWLPALLVGANTFASHLLFAGSRLSTAPALALPV, encoded by the exons ATGCGATGGCTTGGCATTGGGACTGTTTATCTCCA GATGCAGAAGGTCTCAGTGCTGCTCTTCCTGGCCTGGGTCTGCTTCCTCTTCTACGCTGGCATTGCCCTCTTCACCAGTGGCTTCCTGCTCACCCGTTTGGAGCTCACTAACCATAGCAGCTGCCAggagcccccaggccctgggtccctgccatgggGCCATCGAGGACAGCCCGGGGCCTGCTGGATGGCGGCCCGGTTCTCCCGGGTCGTGTTGGTGCTGATAGACGCTCTGCGATTTGACTTTGCCCAGCCTCAGCGCTCTGCggagcctcctgcctccctgccctttCTGGGCAAACTAGGTTCTTTGCAGAAGATCCTGGAGACGCAGCCTCACCATGCACGGCTCTACCGAGCGCAGGTGGAtccacccaccaccaccatgcaGCGCCTCAAGGCCCTCACCACCGGCTCACTGCCCACTTTTATCGATGCCGGCAGTAACTTTGCTAGTCATGCCATAGTAGAAGACAATCTCATTAAGCAACTCAACAGTGCAG GAAGGCGTATCGTCTTCATGGGAGATGACACCTGGAAAGCCCTTTTCCCTGGAGCGTTCTCCCAAGCTTTCTTCTTCCCGTCCTTCAACACCAGAGACCTCCACACAGTGGACAATGGCATCTTGGAACACCTGTACCCAACCA TGGACAGTGGTGAATGGGATGTGCTGATTGCTCACTTCCTGGGTGTGGATCACTGTGGCCACAGGCATGGCCCTCACCACCCTGAAATGGCAAAGAAACTTAGCCAGATGGACCAGGTGATCCA GGGACTTGTGGAGCGTCTGGAAAATGacacactgctggtggtggctgggGACCATGGGATGACCGTGAGTGGCGACCATGGAGGGGACAGTGAGCTGGAGGTCTCGGCTGCACTCTTTCTGTACAGCCCCACAGCCCTCTTCCCGAGCACTCCGCCAGAG GAACCAGAGGTGATTCCTCAAATCAGCCTTGTGCCCACActggccctgctgctgggccTGCCCATCCCGTTTGGGAACATTGGAGAAGTGATTGCTGAGCTGTTCTCGGGGGGCAAggactcccagccccactcctctgCTCTAGCCCAAGCCTCGGCTCTCCATATCAATGCCCAGCAG GTGTCCCGATTTCTTCACACCTACTCAGCGGCTACTCAGGACTTCCAGGTTGTGGAGCTTCGTCGGTTGCAGAACCTGTTCTCCAAGGCCTCTGCTGACTACCAGTGGCTTCTGAAGAATCCCCAGGGGGCTGAGGAGACGCTGAAGACTGTGGCTGCGGAGCTGCAGCAGTTCCTGCGGGGAGCTCGGGCTGTGTGCATCGAATTTTGGGCTCGTTTCTCTCTGGTCCGCATGGCGGGGGGTGCTGCTCTCTTGGCTGCTGCCTGCTTTCTCTGCATGTTGGCATCCCAGTGGGCAACATCCCCGGCCTTCCCCTTCTACTCCCTGCTCCTGATACCTGTGGCCTGGGGCGTGGCTGGGGCCATGGTGTGTGCTGCACTGCTGGCGACCACCGGGCTGAAGCTGGATGTGGTGGTTCTAGCAGCAGTGGCTGCAGTGGGCTCCCTGCTACCTTTTCTGTGGAACGCCTGGGCTGGCTGGGGGCCCGGGAGGCCGCTCACAAGCCTGCTTCCCATCCCTCGGCCCATCCTGTTACTCCTGCTCATTCGCCTGGCTGCCTTCTTCTCTGATAGTTTTGTTGTAGCTGAGGCCAAGGCCACCCCCTTCCTCCTGGGCTCGCTCATCTTGCTCCTCGTTGTGCAGCTTCATTGGGAGGGCCAGATGCTGCCCCCTAAGCTGCTCACGATACCCCGTCTTGGCTCTTCTGCCCCAACAGGCCTCCCACGGCACAGTGGCACCTATGCCCTGAGGCTTGGCGTTGGCTTGCTTTTATGTACAAGGCTAGCTGGGCTTTTTCATCGCTGCCCTGAAGAGACACCCGCTTGCCACTCCTCTCCATGGCTGAATCCTCTGGCATCCATGGTGGGTGGTCGAGCCAAGAATTTGTGGTATGGAGCTTGTGTGGGGGCGCTGGTGGCCCTGTTAGCTGCTGTGCGCCTATGGCTTCGCCACTATGGTAATCTCAAGAGCCCTGAGCCCCCTGTGCTTTTTGTGCGCTGGGGGCTGCCCCTCATGGCACTGGGCACTGCTGCCTACTGGGCACTGGCTTCAGGAGCAGATGAAGCACCCCCGCGTCTCCGAGCCCTGGTTGCTGGGGCATCGGCTGTGCTGCCTCGGGCTGTGGTGGGGCTGGCCGCCGCAGGGCTCGTGCTGCTGCTCTGGAGGCCCGTCACGGTGCTGGTGAAGGCCGGGGCGGGTGCCCCCAGGACCAGGACTGTCCTCACTCCCTTCTCAGGCCCCCCCACTTCTCAGGCCGACCTGGATTACGTGGTTCCTCAGATCTACCGACACATGCAGGAGGAGTTCCGGGGCCGGCTAGAGAGGACCAGATCCGAGGGTCCACTGACGGTGGCTGTCTATCAGCTGGGGAGTGTCTACTCGgctgccatggtgacggccctcACCCTGTTGGCCTTCCCACTTCTGCTGCTGCACACGGAGCGCATCAGTCTCGTGTTCCTGCTTCTGTTTCTGCagagcttcctgctcctgcacctgcttgctGCCGGGGTCCCCGTCCCCAGCCCTG GTCCTTTTACTGTGCCTTGGCAGGCAGTCTCAGCTTGGGCCCTCATGGCCGCACAGACCTTTTACTCCACCGGCCACCAGCCTGTCTTTCCTGCCATCCATTGGCATGCAGCCTTCGTGGGATTCCCAGAAGGTCATGGATCCTCCACTTGGCTGCCTGCTTTGCTAGTGGGAGCCAATACCTTTGCCTCCCACCTTCTCTTTGCAG gCAGTAGGTTGTCCACTGCTCCTGCTCTGGCCCTTCCTGTGTGA
- the PIGO gene encoding GPI ethanolamine phosphate transferase 3 isoform X1 — protein sequence MRWLGIGTVYLQMQKVSVLLFLAWVCFLFYAGIALFTSGFLLTRLELTNHSSCQEPPGPGSLPWGHRGQPGACWMAARFSRVVLVLIDALRFDFAQPQRSAEPPASLPFLGKLGSLQKILETQPHHARLYRAQVDPPTTTMQRLKALTTGSLPTFIDAGSNFASHAIVEDNLIKQLNSAGRRIVFMGDDTWKALFPGAFSQAFFFPSFNTRDLHTVDNGILEHLYPTMDSGEWDVLIAHFLGVDHCGHRHGPHHPEMAKKLSQMDQVIQGLVERLENDTLLVVAGDHGMTVSGDHGGDSELEVSAALFLYSPTALFPSTPPEEPEVIPQISLVPTLALLLGLPIPFGNIGEVIAELFSGGKDSQPHSSALAQASALHINAQQVSRFLHTYSAATQDFQVVELRRLQNLFSKASADYQWLLKNPQGAEETLKTVAAELQQFLRGARAVCIEFWARFSLVRMAGGAALLAAACFLCMLASQWATSPAFPFYSLLLIPVAWGVAGAMVCAALLATTGLKLDVVVLAAVAAVGSLLPFLWNAWAGWGPGRPLTSLLPIPRPILLLLLIRLAAFFSDSFVVAEAKATPFLLGSLILLLVVQLHWEGQMLPPKLLTIPRLGSSAPTGLPRHSGTYALRLGVGLLLCTRLAGLFHRCPEETPACHSSPWLNPLASMVGGRAKNLWYGACVGALVALLAAVRLWLRHYGNLKSPEPPVLFVRWGLPLMALGTAAYWALASGADEAPPRLRALVAGASAVLPRAVVGLAAAGLVLLLWRPVTVLVKAGAGAPRTRTVLTPFSGPPTSQADLDYVVPQIYRHMQEEFRGRLERTRSEGPLTVAVYQLGSVYSAAMVTALTLLAFPLLLLHTERISLVFLLLFLQSFLLLHLLAAGVPVPSPGPFTVPWQAVSAWALMAAQTFYSTGHQPVFPAIHWHAAFVGFPEGHGSSTWLPALLVGANTFASHLLFAVGCPLLLLWPFLCESQGPKKRRHPPGHEAEAKVRPEEEEGEEGEEPLMEMRLRDAPHHFSAALLQLGLKYLFVLGVQILACVLAASILRRHLMVWKVFAPKFIFEALGFIVSSVGLLLGIALVMRVDGAVSSWFRQLVVSQQR from the exons ATGCGATGGCTTGGCATTGGGACTGTTTATCTCCA GATGCAGAAGGTCTCAGTGCTGCTCTTCCTGGCCTGGGTCTGCTTCCTCTTCTACGCTGGCATTGCCCTCTTCACCAGTGGCTTCCTGCTCACCCGTTTGGAGCTCACTAACCATAGCAGCTGCCAggagcccccaggccctgggtccctgccatgggGCCATCGAGGACAGCCCGGGGCCTGCTGGATGGCGGCCCGGTTCTCCCGGGTCGTGTTGGTGCTGATAGACGCTCTGCGATTTGACTTTGCCCAGCCTCAGCGCTCTGCggagcctcctgcctccctgccctttCTGGGCAAACTAGGTTCTTTGCAGAAGATCCTGGAGACGCAGCCTCACCATGCACGGCTCTACCGAGCGCAGGTGGAtccacccaccaccaccatgcaGCGCCTCAAGGCCCTCACCACCGGCTCACTGCCCACTTTTATCGATGCCGGCAGTAACTTTGCTAGTCATGCCATAGTAGAAGACAATCTCATTAAGCAACTCAACAGTGCAG GAAGGCGTATCGTCTTCATGGGAGATGACACCTGGAAAGCCCTTTTCCCTGGAGCGTTCTCCCAAGCTTTCTTCTTCCCGTCCTTCAACACCAGAGACCTCCACACAGTGGACAATGGCATCTTGGAACACCTGTACCCAACCA TGGACAGTGGTGAATGGGATGTGCTGATTGCTCACTTCCTGGGTGTGGATCACTGTGGCCACAGGCATGGCCCTCACCACCCTGAAATGGCAAAGAAACTTAGCCAGATGGACCAGGTGATCCA GGGACTTGTGGAGCGTCTGGAAAATGacacactgctggtggtggctgggGACCATGGGATGACCGTGAGTGGCGACCATGGAGGGGACAGTGAGCTGGAGGTCTCGGCTGCACTCTTTCTGTACAGCCCCACAGCCCTCTTCCCGAGCACTCCGCCAGAG GAACCAGAGGTGATTCCTCAAATCAGCCTTGTGCCCACActggccctgctgctgggccTGCCCATCCCGTTTGGGAACATTGGAGAAGTGATTGCTGAGCTGTTCTCGGGGGGCAAggactcccagccccactcctctgCTCTAGCCCAAGCCTCGGCTCTCCATATCAATGCCCAGCAG GTGTCCCGATTTCTTCACACCTACTCAGCGGCTACTCAGGACTTCCAGGTTGTGGAGCTTCGTCGGTTGCAGAACCTGTTCTCCAAGGCCTCTGCTGACTACCAGTGGCTTCTGAAGAATCCCCAGGGGGCTGAGGAGACGCTGAAGACTGTGGCTGCGGAGCTGCAGCAGTTCCTGCGGGGAGCTCGGGCTGTGTGCATCGAATTTTGGGCTCGTTTCTCTCTGGTCCGCATGGCGGGGGGTGCTGCTCTCTTGGCTGCTGCCTGCTTTCTCTGCATGTTGGCATCCCAGTGGGCAACATCCCCGGCCTTCCCCTTCTACTCCCTGCTCCTGATACCTGTGGCCTGGGGCGTGGCTGGGGCCATGGTGTGTGCTGCACTGCTGGCGACCACCGGGCTGAAGCTGGATGTGGTGGTTCTAGCAGCAGTGGCTGCAGTGGGCTCCCTGCTACCTTTTCTGTGGAACGCCTGGGCTGGCTGGGGGCCCGGGAGGCCGCTCACAAGCCTGCTTCCCATCCCTCGGCCCATCCTGTTACTCCTGCTCATTCGCCTGGCTGCCTTCTTCTCTGATAGTTTTGTTGTAGCTGAGGCCAAGGCCACCCCCTTCCTCCTGGGCTCGCTCATCTTGCTCCTCGTTGTGCAGCTTCATTGGGAGGGCCAGATGCTGCCCCCTAAGCTGCTCACGATACCCCGTCTTGGCTCTTCTGCCCCAACAGGCCTCCCACGGCACAGTGGCACCTATGCCCTGAGGCTTGGCGTTGGCTTGCTTTTATGTACAAGGCTAGCTGGGCTTTTTCATCGCTGCCCTGAAGAGACACCCGCTTGCCACTCCTCTCCATGGCTGAATCCTCTGGCATCCATGGTGGGTGGTCGAGCCAAGAATTTGTGGTATGGAGCTTGTGTGGGGGCGCTGGTGGCCCTGTTAGCTGCTGTGCGCCTATGGCTTCGCCACTATGGTAATCTCAAGAGCCCTGAGCCCCCTGTGCTTTTTGTGCGCTGGGGGCTGCCCCTCATGGCACTGGGCACTGCTGCCTACTGGGCACTGGCTTCAGGAGCAGATGAAGCACCCCCGCGTCTCCGAGCCCTGGTTGCTGGGGCATCGGCTGTGCTGCCTCGGGCTGTGGTGGGGCTGGCCGCCGCAGGGCTCGTGCTGCTGCTCTGGAGGCCCGTCACGGTGCTGGTGAAGGCCGGGGCGGGTGCCCCCAGGACCAGGACTGTCCTCACTCCCTTCTCAGGCCCCCCCACTTCTCAGGCCGACCTGGATTACGTGGTTCCTCAGATCTACCGACACATGCAGGAGGAGTTCCGGGGCCGGCTAGAGAGGACCAGATCCGAGGGTCCACTGACGGTGGCTGTCTATCAGCTGGGGAGTGTCTACTCGgctgccatggtgacggccctcACCCTGTTGGCCTTCCCACTTCTGCTGCTGCACACGGAGCGCATCAGTCTCGTGTTCCTGCTTCTGTTTCTGCagagcttcctgctcctgcacctgcttgctGCCGGGGTCCCCGTCCCCAGCCCTG GTCCTTTTACTGTGCCTTGGCAGGCAGTCTCAGCTTGGGCCCTCATGGCCGCACAGACCTTTTACTCCACCGGCCACCAGCCTGTCTTTCCTGCCATCCATTGGCATGCAGCCTTCGTGGGATTCCCAGAAGGTCATGGATCCTCCACTTGGCTGCCTGCTTTGCTAGTGGGAGCCAATACCTTTGCCTCCCACCTTCTCTTTGCAG TAGGTTGTCCACTGCTCCTGCTCTGGCCCTTCCTGTGTGAGAGTCAAGGGCCAAAAAAGAGACGGCACCCCCCAGGGCATGAAGCTGAGGCCAAAGTCCggcctgaggaggaggagggggaggagggggaggagccgcTGATGGAGATGCGGCTCCGGGATGCCCCTCACCATTTCAGTGCAGCGCTGCTGCAGCTGGGCCTCAAGTACCTCTTTGTCCTTGGTGTCCAG ATTCTGGCCTGTGTCCTGGCAGCCTCCATCCTCCGCAGGCATCTCATGGTCTGGAAGGTGTTTGCCCCCAA GTTCATTTTTGAGGCCCTGGGCTTCATTGTGAGCAGCGTGGGACTTCTCCTGGGCATAGCCTTGGTGATGCGAGTGGATGGTGCCGTGAGCTCCTGGTTCAGGCAGCTAGTTGTGTCCCAGCAGAggtag
- the PIGO gene encoding GPI ethanolamine phosphate transferase 3 isoform X5, with protein sequence MRWLGIGTVYLQMQKVSVLLFLAWVCFLFYAGIALFTSGFLLTRLELTNHSSCQEPPGPGSLPWGHRGQPGACWMAARFSRVVLVLIDALRFDFAQPQRSAEPPASLPFLGKLGSLQKILETQPHHARLYRAQVDPPTTTMQRLKALTTGSLPTFIDAGSNFASHAIVEDNLIKQLNSAGRRIVFMGDDTWKALFPGAFSQAFFFPSFNTRDLHTVDNGILEHLYPTMDSGEWDVLIAHFLGVDHCGHRHGPHHPEMAKKLSQMDQVIQGLVERLENDTLLVVAGDHGMTVSGDHGGDSELEVSAALFLYSPTALFPSTPPEEPEVIPQISLVPTLALLLGLPIPFGNIGEVIAELFSGGKDSQPHSSALAQASALHINAQQVSRFLHTYSAATQDFQVVELRRLQNLFSKASADYQWLLKNPQGAEETLKTVAAELQQFLRGARAVCIEFWARFSLVRMAGGAALLAAACFLCMLASQWATSPAFPFYSLLLIPVAWGVAGAMVCAALLATTGLKLDVVVLAAVAAVGSLLPFLWNAWAGWGPGRPLTSLLPIPRPILLLLLIRLAAFFSDSFVVAEAKATPFLLGSLILLLVVQLHWEGQMLPPKLLTIPRLGSSAPTGLPRHSGTYALRLGVGLLLCTRLAGLFHRCPEETPACHSSPWLNPLASMVGGRAKNLWYGACVGALVALLAAVRLWLRHYGNLKSPEPPVLFVRWGLPLMALGTAAYWALASGADEAPPRLRALVAGASAVLPRAVVGLAAAGLVLLLWRPVTVLVKAGAGAPRTRTVLTPFSGPPTSQADLDYVVPQIYRHMQEEFRGRLERTRSEGPLTVAVYQLGSVYSAAMVTALTLLAFPLLLLHTERISLVFLLLFLQSFLLLHLLAAGVPVPSPGSLSLGPHGRTDLLLHRPPACLSCHPLACSLRGIPRRSWILHLAACFASGSQYLCLPPSLCSRLSTAPALALPV encoded by the exons ATGCGATGGCTTGGCATTGGGACTGTTTATCTCCA GATGCAGAAGGTCTCAGTGCTGCTCTTCCTGGCCTGGGTCTGCTTCCTCTTCTACGCTGGCATTGCCCTCTTCACCAGTGGCTTCCTGCTCACCCGTTTGGAGCTCACTAACCATAGCAGCTGCCAggagcccccaggccctgggtccctgccatgggGCCATCGAGGACAGCCCGGGGCCTGCTGGATGGCGGCCCGGTTCTCCCGGGTCGTGTTGGTGCTGATAGACGCTCTGCGATTTGACTTTGCCCAGCCTCAGCGCTCTGCggagcctcctgcctccctgccctttCTGGGCAAACTAGGTTCTTTGCAGAAGATCCTGGAGACGCAGCCTCACCATGCACGGCTCTACCGAGCGCAGGTGGAtccacccaccaccaccatgcaGCGCCTCAAGGCCCTCACCACCGGCTCACTGCCCACTTTTATCGATGCCGGCAGTAACTTTGCTAGTCATGCCATAGTAGAAGACAATCTCATTAAGCAACTCAACAGTGCAG GAAGGCGTATCGTCTTCATGGGAGATGACACCTGGAAAGCCCTTTTCCCTGGAGCGTTCTCCCAAGCTTTCTTCTTCCCGTCCTTCAACACCAGAGACCTCCACACAGTGGACAATGGCATCTTGGAACACCTGTACCCAACCA TGGACAGTGGTGAATGGGATGTGCTGATTGCTCACTTCCTGGGTGTGGATCACTGTGGCCACAGGCATGGCCCTCACCACCCTGAAATGGCAAAGAAACTTAGCCAGATGGACCAGGTGATCCA GGGACTTGTGGAGCGTCTGGAAAATGacacactgctggtggtggctgggGACCATGGGATGACCGTGAGTGGCGACCATGGAGGGGACAGTGAGCTGGAGGTCTCGGCTGCACTCTTTCTGTACAGCCCCACAGCCCTCTTCCCGAGCACTCCGCCAGAG GAACCAGAGGTGATTCCTCAAATCAGCCTTGTGCCCACActggccctgctgctgggccTGCCCATCCCGTTTGGGAACATTGGAGAAGTGATTGCTGAGCTGTTCTCGGGGGGCAAggactcccagccccactcctctgCTCTAGCCCAAGCCTCGGCTCTCCATATCAATGCCCAGCAG GTGTCCCGATTTCTTCACACCTACTCAGCGGCTACTCAGGACTTCCAGGTTGTGGAGCTTCGTCGGTTGCAGAACCTGTTCTCCAAGGCCTCTGCTGACTACCAGTGGCTTCTGAAGAATCCCCAGGGGGCTGAGGAGACGCTGAAGACTGTGGCTGCGGAGCTGCAGCAGTTCCTGCGGGGAGCTCGGGCTGTGTGCATCGAATTTTGGGCTCGTTTCTCTCTGGTCCGCATGGCGGGGGGTGCTGCTCTCTTGGCTGCTGCCTGCTTTCTCTGCATGTTGGCATCCCAGTGGGCAACATCCCCGGCCTTCCCCTTCTACTCCCTGCTCCTGATACCTGTGGCCTGGGGCGTGGCTGGGGCCATGGTGTGTGCTGCACTGCTGGCGACCACCGGGCTGAAGCTGGATGTGGTGGTTCTAGCAGCAGTGGCTGCAGTGGGCTCCCTGCTACCTTTTCTGTGGAACGCCTGGGCTGGCTGGGGGCCCGGGAGGCCGCTCACAAGCCTGCTTCCCATCCCTCGGCCCATCCTGTTACTCCTGCTCATTCGCCTGGCTGCCTTCTTCTCTGATAGTTTTGTTGTAGCTGAGGCCAAGGCCACCCCCTTCCTCCTGGGCTCGCTCATCTTGCTCCTCGTTGTGCAGCTTCATTGGGAGGGCCAGATGCTGCCCCCTAAGCTGCTCACGATACCCCGTCTTGGCTCTTCTGCCCCAACAGGCCTCCCACGGCACAGTGGCACCTATGCCCTGAGGCTTGGCGTTGGCTTGCTTTTATGTACAAGGCTAGCTGGGCTTTTTCATCGCTGCCCTGAAGAGACACCCGCTTGCCACTCCTCTCCATGGCTGAATCCTCTGGCATCCATGGTGGGTGGTCGAGCCAAGAATTTGTGGTATGGAGCTTGTGTGGGGGCGCTGGTGGCCCTGTTAGCTGCTGTGCGCCTATGGCTTCGCCACTATGGTAATCTCAAGAGCCCTGAGCCCCCTGTGCTTTTTGTGCGCTGGGGGCTGCCCCTCATGGCACTGGGCACTGCTGCCTACTGGGCACTGGCTTCAGGAGCAGATGAAGCACCCCCGCGTCTCCGAGCCCTGGTTGCTGGGGCATCGGCTGTGCTGCCTCGGGCTGTGGTGGGGCTGGCCGCCGCAGGGCTCGTGCTGCTGCTCTGGAGGCCCGTCACGGTGCTGGTGAAGGCCGGGGCGGGTGCCCCCAGGACCAGGACTGTCCTCACTCCCTTCTCAGGCCCCCCCACTTCTCAGGCCGACCTGGATTACGTGGTTCCTCAGATCTACCGACACATGCAGGAGGAGTTCCGGGGCCGGCTAGAGAGGACCAGATCCGAGGGTCCACTGACGGTGGCTGTCTATCAGCTGGGGAGTGTCTACTCGgctgccatggtgacggccctcACCCTGTTGGCCTTCCCACTTCTGCTGCTGCACACGGAGCGCATCAGTCTCGTGTTCCTGCTTCTGTTTCTGCagagcttcctgctcctgcacctgcttgctGCCGGGGTCCCCGTCCCCAGCCCTG GCAGTCTCAGCTTGGGCCCTCATGGCCGCACAGACCTTTTACTCCACCGGCCACCAGCCTGTCTTTCCTGCCATCCATTGGCATGCAGCCTTCGTGGGATTCCCAGAAGGTCATGGATCCTCCACTTGGCTGCCTGCTTTGCTAGTGGGAGCCAATACCTTTGCCTCCCACCTTCTCTTTGCAG TAGGTTGTCCACTGCTCCTGCTCTGGCCCTTCCTGTGTGA
- the PIGO gene encoding GPI ethanolamine phosphate transferase 3 isoform X10 produces MRWLGIGTVYLQMQKVSVLLFLAWVCFLFYAGIALFTSGFLLTRLELTNHSSCQEPPGPGSLPWGHRGQPGACWMAARFSRVVLVLIDALRFDFAQPQRSAEPPASLPFLGKLGSLQKILETQPHHARLYRAQVDPPTTTMQRLKALTTGSLPTFIDAGSNFASHAIVEDNLIKQLNSAGRRIVFMGDDTWKALFPGAFSQAFFFPSFNTRDLHTVDNGILEHLYPTMDSGEWDVLIAHFLGVDHCGHRHGPHHPEMAKKLSQMDQVIQGLVERLENDTLLVVAGDHGMTVSGDHGGDSELEVSAALFLYSPTALFPSTPPEEPEVIPQISLVPTLALLLGLPIPFGNIGEVIAELFSGGKDSQPHSSALAQASALHINAQQSFLLLHLLAAGVPVPSPGPFTVPWQAVSAWALMAAQTFYSTGHQPVFPAIHWHAAFVGFPEGHGSSTWLPALLVGANTFASHLLFAVGCPLLLLWPFLCESQGPKKRRHPPGHEAEAKVRPEEEEGEEGEEPLMEMRLRDAPHHFSAALLQLGLKYLFVLGVQILACVLAASILRRHLMVWKVFAPKFIFEALGFIVSSVGLLLGIALVMRVDGAVSSWFRQLVVSQQR; encoded by the exons ATGCGATGGCTTGGCATTGGGACTGTTTATCTCCA GATGCAGAAGGTCTCAGTGCTGCTCTTCCTGGCCTGGGTCTGCTTCCTCTTCTACGCTGGCATTGCCCTCTTCACCAGTGGCTTCCTGCTCACCCGTTTGGAGCTCACTAACCATAGCAGCTGCCAggagcccccaggccctgggtccctgccatgggGCCATCGAGGACAGCCCGGGGCCTGCTGGATGGCGGCCCGGTTCTCCCGGGTCGTGTTGGTGCTGATAGACGCTCTGCGATTTGACTTTGCCCAGCCTCAGCGCTCTGCggagcctcctgcctccctgccctttCTGGGCAAACTAGGTTCTTTGCAGAAGATCCTGGAGACGCAGCCTCACCATGCACGGCTCTACCGAGCGCAGGTGGAtccacccaccaccaccatgcaGCGCCTCAAGGCCCTCACCACCGGCTCACTGCCCACTTTTATCGATGCCGGCAGTAACTTTGCTAGTCATGCCATAGTAGAAGACAATCTCATTAAGCAACTCAACAGTGCAG GAAGGCGTATCGTCTTCATGGGAGATGACACCTGGAAAGCCCTTTTCCCTGGAGCGTTCTCCCAAGCTTTCTTCTTCCCGTCCTTCAACACCAGAGACCTCCACACAGTGGACAATGGCATCTTGGAACACCTGTACCCAACCA TGGACAGTGGTGAATGGGATGTGCTGATTGCTCACTTCCTGGGTGTGGATCACTGTGGCCACAGGCATGGCCCTCACCACCCTGAAATGGCAAAGAAACTTAGCCAGATGGACCAGGTGATCCA GGGACTTGTGGAGCGTCTGGAAAATGacacactgctggtggtggctgggGACCATGGGATGACCGTGAGTGGCGACCATGGAGGGGACAGTGAGCTGGAGGTCTCGGCTGCACTCTTTCTGTACAGCCCCACAGCCCTCTTCCCGAGCACTCCGCCAGAG GAACCAGAGGTGATTCCTCAAATCAGCCTTGTGCCCACActggccctgctgctgggccTGCCCATCCCGTTTGGGAACATTGGAGAAGTGATTGCTGAGCTGTTCTCGGGGGGCAAggactcccagccccactcctctgCTCTAGCCCAAGCCTCGGCTCTCCATATCAATGCCCAGCAG agcttcctgctcctgcacctgcttgctGCCGGGGTCCCCGTCCCCAGCCCTG GTCCTTTTACTGTGCCTTGGCAGGCAGTCTCAGCTTGGGCCCTCATGGCCGCACAGACCTTTTACTCCACCGGCCACCAGCCTGTCTTTCCTGCCATCCATTGGCATGCAGCCTTCGTGGGATTCCCAGAAGGTCATGGATCCTCCACTTGGCTGCCTGCTTTGCTAGTGGGAGCCAATACCTTTGCCTCCCACCTTCTCTTTGCAG TAGGTTGTCCACTGCTCCTGCTCTGGCCCTTCCTGTGTGAGAGTCAAGGGCCAAAAAAGAGACGGCACCCCCCAGGGCATGAAGCTGAGGCCAAAGTCCggcctgaggaggaggagggggaggagggggaggagccgcTGATGGAGATGCGGCTCCGGGATGCCCCTCACCATTTCAGTGCAGCGCTGCTGCAGCTGGGCCTCAAGTACCTCTTTGTCCTTGGTGTCCAG ATTCTGGCCTGTGTCCTGGCAGCCTCCATCCTCCGCAGGCATCTCATGGTCTGGAAGGTGTTTGCCCCCAA GTTCATTTTTGAGGCCCTGGGCTTCATTGTGAGCAGCGTGGGACTTCTCCTGGGCATAGCCTTGGTGATGCGAGTGGATGGTGCCGTGAGCTCCTGGTTCAGGCAGCTAGTTGTGTCCCAGCAGAggtag